Proteins encoded in a region of the Mucispirillum schaedleri ASF457 genome:
- a CDS encoding TAXI family TRAP transporter solute-binding subunit, whose product MKKFILFFAAFLLILSSTLYAQQGQMKSVQLTIGTGDKSGGLYPIGISIGKILNINSKIHKLTPDVIATEGAVYNIDKVLSGELMLGIVENDVQYRAYKGLGEWENAPQYDLRSIISLAPEIMQLIVSEQSKIKTLMDLQNKNINIGIIGENTYYNSQLILNSYGLDNYTVNYDNQSTSLKETIIMLQDGRLDGFFINSILPLYAIQQLSETTKIRFVDITNANKLLIQYPDYKITEINKSVYPKANNPNSTKTLSVMTSIVTSSKTSNYAAYIIAKEIVENLHILKTLHPSFKNLDIKEMLKYNTAPIHPGAMRYYVDNGLLN is encoded by the coding sequence ATGAAAAAATTTATTTTATTTTTTGCTGCTTTTCTGCTGATTTTATCCAGCACACTTTATGCTCAGCAAGGGCAGATGAAATCTGTTCAGCTTACAATAGGCACTGGAGATAAAAGCGGTGGTTTATATCCTATTGGTATATCTATTGGCAAAATATTAAATATTAATTCTAAAATACATAAACTGACCCCTGATGTTATAGCAACAGAAGGTGCTGTTTATAATATAGACAAAGTATTAAGTGGTGAATTAATGCTTGGTATTGTTGAAAATGATGTCCAGTATAGAGCATATAAAGGTCTTGGAGAATGGGAAAACGCACCTCAGTATGATTTACGCTCTATTATAAGCCTTGCACCAGAAATTATGCAGTTAATAGTCAGCGAACAATCTAAAATAAAAACATTAATGGATTTGCAGAATAAAAATATAAATATAGGTATAATTGGTGAAAATACATATTATAACAGCCAGTTAATTTTAAACTCTTACGGACTTGATAACTATACCGTAAATTATGACAACCAAAGCACAAGTTTAAAAGAAACTATTATAATGCTGCAGGACGGAAGATTAGACGGATTTTTTATAAACTCTATTTTGCCTTTGTATGCTATACAACAGCTTTCAGAAACAACTAAAATACGATTTGTAGATATTACTAATGCAAATAAATTATTAATACAATACCCTGATTATAAAATTACAGAAATTAATAAATCAGTTTATCCAAAAGCTAATAACCCTAACAGCACAAAAACATTAAGTGTTATGACATCTATTGTTACTTCCAGCAAAACATCAAACTATGCAGCCTATATAATAGCAAAAGAAATAGTTGAAAATCTGCATATATTAAAAACACTGCACCCATCTTTTAAAAACTTAGATATTAAAGAAATGCTTAAATATAATACTGCTCCAATTCACCCGGGAGCAATGCGGTATTATGTAGATAACGGGCTGTTAAATTAA
- a CDS encoding molecular chaperone TorD family protein, which translates to MIDIQSIKLLMAGRAGVYGLLADIFTAPADMEMIYNLCKYLYDLTESVEVIDEQEEIMQGFKGLALWYQNAQKAEKSWVEAKLKEEFISVFKNPAGSIGIIFPNTENIDEVYNKYGYKPEFKSGGLNEMLSFLSYMSIETAKQDNHETVSEYAKSQLLFLDTYIMPYISGFCEALYEAVPNYGIFQYIAVILHGFLMLDEPTLKYF; encoded by the coding sequence ATGATAGATATTCAAAGCATAAAACTTTTAATGGCAGGTAGAGCAGGTGTTTATGGTCTTTTAGCTGATATTTTTACAGCACCAGCAGATATGGAAATGATATATAATTTGTGTAAATATTTATATGATTTAACAGAATCTGTGGAAGTAATTGATGAGCAGGAAGAGATAATGCAGGGGTTTAAGGGGCTTGCATTGTGGTATCAAAATGCTCAAAAAGCAGAAAAGTCATGGGTTGAAGCAAAATTAAAAGAAGAGTTTATATCTGTTTTTAAAAATCCTGCAGGCTCTATTGGTATTATTTTCCCAAATACTGAAAATATTGATGAAGTTTATAATAAATATGGCTATAAACCTGAATTTAAAAGCGGTGGATTAAATGAAATGCTGTCATTTTTAAGCTATATGTCAATAGAAACAGCTAAACAGGATAATCATGAAACAGTTTCAGAGTATGCAAAATCTCAGCTTTTATTTTTAGATACATATATTATGCCTTATATTTCAGGCTTTTGTGAAGCATTATATGAAGCTGTGCCAAATTATGGTATATTCCAGTATATAGCAGTTATTTTGCACGGCTTTCTTATGCTTGATGAGCCAACATTAAAATATTTTTAA
- a CDS encoding amino acid ABC transporter substrate-binding protein has translation MKKFIILTLIAVSVLAAGCKKDTNSAQNTTETNNIANLFIVGLDDSFPPMGFRDNNNEIVGFDIDMAKEVTKRLGMEIKLQPIDWASKELELSTGKISCIWNGLSVSPAREEAMTLSKPYLANRMVIITNQNSPLNAKADLEGKKVGLQTGSTAVAALEKDPVSEKLTQVTYENNVLALTDLNIGRIDVVVMDEVVARYMISKSANLYKILNDSFDEEYYAIAFKKGNTELKDKVEKILADMAADGTSSEISKKWFGEDIVLK, from the coding sequence ATGAAAAAATTTATTATTTTAACTTTAATTGCTGTATCTGTGCTTGCAGCAGGCTGTAAAAAAGATACAAATTCAGCACAAAATACTACAGAAACCAATAATATTGCAAATCTTTTTATTGTAGGACTTGATGACAGCTTTCCGCCAATGGGTTTCCGTGATAATAATAATGAAATAGTTGGCTTTGATATTGATATGGCAAAAGAAGTTACAAAAAGATTAGGTATGGAGATTAAACTTCAGCCTATTGACTGGGCATCTAAAGAGCTGGAATTAAGCACTGGTAAAATTTCATGTATTTGGAATGGTTTAAGTGTAAGCCCTGCAAGAGAAGAAGCTATGACATTATCTAAACCATATCTTGCTAATAGAATGGTAATTATTACAAATCAAAATTCACCACTTAATGCAAAAGCGGATTTAGAAGGCAAAAAAGTAGGGCTTCAAACTGGCTCAACAGCTGTTGCAGCTTTAGAAAAAGACCCTGTTTCTGAAAAACTTACTCAAGTTACTTATGAAAATAATGTTCTTGCTTTAACTGACTTAAATATAGGCAGAATAGATGTTGTTGTTATGGATGAAGTTGTAGCACGATATATGATTTCTAAAAGTGCAAACTTATATAAAATATTAAATGATTCTTTTGATGAAGAATATTATGCGATTGCATTTAAAAAAGGCAATACAGAATTAAAAGATAAAGTAGAAAAAATATTAGCAGATATGGCAGCAGATGGCACATCTTCTGAAATATCTAAAAAATGGTTTGGCGAAGATATAGTGCTTAAATAA